Proteins encoded by one window of Haliotis asinina isolate JCU_RB_2024 chromosome 6, JCU_Hal_asi_v2, whole genome shotgun sequence:
- the LOC137287240 gene encoding ensconsin-like isoform X1, with product MTMETEQIVDPDKSWRRSTKSLFKSIKHAFGVSSKKKQLLNAALDSSSTSDDLSQEQKENVSAVDDGSFLSYEPDAQSPTQISTDMGDMKTVDSPPSETHDLGPGGDMRPISSPLSETQGMGPVNDMSDKKTVGSPSSETQVMGPAGDFKRSPRPGTDTQSVDTRLSGVSGSSKADSNNSSRPTSAASSRSPLHKEKDAAKRSKEREREERVRQARERMAEERRKKFEELKEQQRLAQENRERQLEMRRRKIAELRQREEERRAGVEERRKRKEATERQRREEIICRAQERVARYEQWKLGGRKGGSGHVFGFGSRTPREICQPSERPKRSSSHSALIRRSPNGSDSDYARPQRRALSACSTVRRHCCIDINHITALYKKRSRKGPCPGENPPSKHLSVSMSVLYHKRNPDFASSGMLNNRPDSLLALNAIPEGRRSILASSNPPPQRPKSTVGLNSVRLREQKPRKPRPASIASSMPSFMRVEIPNQASPRSKSTDRLSRADKPNRTPRKSLGSQIMERKKEEEKKENGTDIEKKQTLKLNRRSIDRLSQPKQIREKPEAEAKAEGTPAPKKSPRTRLSPRKSLSTTNLATGARKLPSKPILKDKSKEAPVGAPQVVIEDDKAAMSRSAHETMSRSVMDISSKPTPDIMSKSVDMSSMSKSTQDISVEEYKAKLAEKRRQAREKAEREAEIERQRLEEERLAEEARLKAEEEEQRRQEEESLRLAEDARRAEEERLRKAIEAEETRKREEAERLEQERMAKEEAEQRAKEESERQEKERQERMKKEEEERQERKKRLEMIMKRVKTDGSESPKTQSPAKSATSSPSKSGESSTESSAEDGTEETMTTTVTTTGSVTNIVTTISSEDSRPDSGPSSPRGSSPLPSTPNEKAERQDGGETPKFRSPLLQQLVDSKSSSSSSDRPKFKSPLLQNLLGKNKLAARNSDEKTEEKKTDSSLVVNGKQGSDTVINTKCDTDTSSVKEQLRYDDASDEDKDVDTSEKSDGRKPSVDHIEDFPLDVAVKDSTVSAIVSDLQENKAGVPSATDSGILMDLGTSSSSLAPGPVNGLSHNGDAKDLVDSSISMKSVESVTAPMNDGMTESGLVTSQNDFEEIIDLSVTNSNKNIQLNCGQESRGDNSEDLLNFNNLDGASEDNTNRTPLIAFEENSAARQDVKDLLS from the exons aattgcTAAATGCCGCCTTGGATTCCTCTTCAACAAGTGACGACCTGTCACAAGAACAGAAAGAAAATGTGTCAGCAGTTGACGATGGATCTTTCCTGAGCTATGAACCAGATGCTCAGAGTCCAACACAAATCAGCACAGACATGGGTGACATGAAAACAGTCGACTCACCCCCAAGTGAAACGCATGACTTGGGGCCAGGTGGTGACATGAGACCCATAAGCTCACCCTTAAGTGAAACACAAGGCATGGGACCTGTCAATGACATGAGTGACAAGAAAACAGTAGGCTCACCTTCGAGTGAAACACAAGTCATGGGGCCCGCTGGAGACTTCAAACGTAGTCCCCGGCCCGGGACAGACACCCAGTCAGTGGACACACGGCTATCTGGGGTGTCGGGAAGTAGTAAGGCTGACTCCAACAACTCCAGTAGACCAACGTCTGCTGCCAGCTCAAGAAGCCCACTACATAAGGAAAAAG ATGCAGCCAAGAGATcgaaagaaagagaaagagaagaACGAGTACGTCAGGCCCGAGAAAGGATGGCAGAAGAGAGAAGGAAGAAATTTGAAGAGCTTAAGGAACAACAACGTCTTGCCCAAGAAAACAGGGAGAGACAGCTTGAGATGAGAAGGCGCAAAATTGCTGAGCTTCGTCAGCGTGAAGAAGAACGCAGAGCTGGTGTTGAGGAGAGGAGAAAGAGAAAAGAAGCAACTGAAAGA CAACGTCGGGAGGAAATCATCTGCAGGGCGCAGGAGCGAGTGGCCCGGTATGAGCAGTGGAAACTCGGGGGACGGAAAGGTGGGAGTGGTCACGTTTTCGGCTTTGGTAGCCGCACACCTCGTGAGATTTGCCAGCCTTCTGAGCGACCAAAGCGGTCATCTTCTCATAGTGCGCTTATACGCCGCTCTCCTAATGGTTCCGACTCGGACTATGCTCGACCGCAGCGTCGTGCTCTGTCTGCGTGTAGCACTGTTCGACGGCACTGTTGTATTGACATTAACCATATTACTG CTCTTTACAAGAAAAGATCCCGCAAAG GACCTTGCCCTGGTGAGAATCCCCCTTCCAAGCATTTGTCGGTCTCCATGAGTGTGCTTTATCACAAACGAAACCCAGACTTTGCTTCCTCGGGTATGCTTAACAACAGACCAGATTCTTTGTTGG CTCTCAACGCCATCCCAGAGGGTCGTCGATCTATTCTAGCATCCAGCAATCCTCCACCTCAACGTCCAAAGAGCACAGTGGGCCTTAACTCAGTTCGCCTAAGAGAACAGAAACCTCGTAAGCCGCGTCCGGCCAGTATCGCTAGCAGTATGCCCAGCTTTATGCGAGTGGAGATACCCAACCAGGCATCCCCACGGAGCAAGAGCACTGACAGGCTCTCGAGAG CAGACAAACCTAATAGAACTCCTCGGAAGTCTTTAGGCAGTCAAATCATGGAGAGAAAGAAGGAGGAAGAGAAGAAGGAGAATGGGACAGACATAGAGAAGAAACAAACCCTGAAGTTGAATCGACGGTCAATTGACAGGCTGTCTCAGCCAAAACAGATCCGAGAGAAACCAGAAGCCGAGGCCAAGGCTGAAGGAACACCTGCTCCTAAG AAGTCGCCTAGAACACGATTGTCGCCTAGAAAATCTTTGTCCACCACAAATCTTGCCACTGGTGCAAGAAAG CTGCCTTCGAAACCAATACTGAAGGATAAGTCTAAGGAGGCACCTGTTGGAGCCCCACAGGTTGTGATAGAGGATGACAAGGCTGCAATGTCTCGATCAGCCCACGAGACCATGTCCCGGTCAGTGATGGACATCTCGTCCAAGCCCACGCCAGACATCATGTCTAAGTCAGTTGACATGTCCAGTATGTCCAAGTCCACCCAGGACATCTCTGTAGAGGAGTACAAGGCCAAGCTTGCTGAGAAACGACGTCAGGCAAGAGAGAAAGCTGAAAGAGAAGCTGAGATTGAGAGACAGAGGCTTGAAGAAGAAAG GCTTGCAGAGGAAGCACGTCTGAAGGCAGAGGAAGAAGAGCAGCGCCGCCAGGAGGAAGAGTCTTTGCGTCTAGCTGAGGATGCCCGCAGGGCCGAGGAAGAGAGGCTCAGGAAGGCCATCGAAGCTGAAGAAACTCGCAAGAGGGAGGAAGCTGAGAGACTGGAACAGGAGAGAATGGCT AAAGAAGAGGCCGAGCAGCGAGCCAAGGAAGAGTCTGAGAGACAGGAGAAGGAGAGACAAGAGAGGATGAAGAAAGAGGAGGAAGAACGCCAGGAGAGGAAGAAG CGTCTGGAGATGATCATGAAGAGAGTGAAGACTGATGGAAGTGAATCACCCAAG ACTCAATCTCCTGCCAAGTCTGCTACCAGCTCTCCCAGCAAGAGCGGTGAGTCCTCAACTGAGAGTTCAGCCGAAGATGGCACTGAGGAAACCATGACAACAACTGTCACGACAACTGGTAGTGTGACCAACATCGTCACCACCATTTCATCTGAAGACAGCCGACCTGACTCTGGTCCAAGTTCCCCCCGAGGGTCATCTCCCCTACCTTCCACTCCCAATGAAAAAGCCGAGCGGCAAGATGGAGGGGAGACACCTAAGTTCCGCTCTCCCTTGCTCCAGCAGCTGGTGGATAGCAAATCATCCAGTAGTTCCTCTGACAGACCTAAGTTCAAGTCGCCATTACTTCAGAACCTCCTTGGCAAGAACAAGCTAGCTGCTAGAAACAGTGATGAGAAAACTGAAGAGAAGAAGACTGACAGTTCTCTGGTGGTAAATGGGAAGCAAGGGTCTGATACTGTGATCAATACTAAGTGTGATACTGACACTAGCTCAGTGAAGGAGCAGTTGAGATATGATGATGCTAGTGATGAGGACAAAGATGTCGACACGTCCGAGAAAAGCGATGGACGCAAACCATCGGTGGATCACATTGAGGACTTTCCTCTGGATGTAGCTGTGAAAGACTCGACTGTGAGTGCTATTGTCAGTGACTTGCAGGAGAATAAAGCTGGGGTTCCATCAGCCACTGACTCTGGGATCCTCATGGACTTAGGTACCAGCAGTTCCAGCCTAGCACCTGGACCAGTCAACGGTCTCTCTCATAATGGTGATGCCAAGGATCTGGTGGATTCAAG CATTAGTATGAAATCAGTGGAGAGTGTGACAGCCCCCATGAATGATGGCATGACAGAGAGTGGACTCGTCACCTCACAGAACGACTTTGAGGAAATCATCGACCTGTCTGTAACCAACAGCAACAAGAACATCCAGCTGAACTGCGGGCAGGAGtccaggggagacaactctgaagATCTTCTCAACTTCAACAACCTTGATGGTGCCAGTGAGGACAACACCAACAGAACACCTTTAATTGCTTTTGAAGAAAACTCAGCAGCAAGACAAGATGTCAAAG ATCTCCTCTCATGA
- the LOC137287240 gene encoding ensconsin-like isoform X16, whose translation MTMETEQIVDPDKSWRRSTKSLFKSIKHAFGVSSKKKQLLNAALDSSSTSDDLSQEQKENVSAVDDGSFLSYEPDAQSPTQISTDMGDMKTVDSPPSETHDLGPGGDMRPISSPLSETQGMGPVNDMSDKKTVGSPSSETQVMGPAGDFKRSPRPGTDTQSVDTRLSGVSGSSKADSNNSSRPTSAASSRSPLHKEKDAAKRSKEREREERVRQARERMAEERRKKFEELKEQQRLAQENRERQLEMRRRKIAELRQREEERRAGVEERRKRKEATERQRREEIICRAQERVARYEQWKLGGRKGGSGHVFGFGSRTPREICQPSERPKRSSSHSALIRRSPNGSDSDYARPQRRALSACSTVRRHCCIDINHITALYKKRSRKGPCPGENPPSKHLSVSMSVLYHKRNPDFASSGMLNNRPDSLLADKPNRTPRKSLGSQIMERKKEEEKKENGTDIEKKQTLKLNRRSIDRLSQPKQIREKPEAEAKAEGTPAPKKSPRTRLSPRKSLSTTNLATGARKLPSKPILKDKSKEAPVGAPQVVIEDDKAAMSRSAHETMSRSVMDISSKPTPDIMSKSVDMSSMSKSTQDISVEEYKAKLAEKRRQAREKAEREAEIERQRLEEERLAEEARLKAEEEEQRRQEEESLRLAEDARRAEEERLRKAIEAEETRKREEAERLEQERMAKEEAEQRAKEESERQEKERQERMKKEEEERQERKKRLEMIMKRVKTDGSESPKTQSPAKSATSSPSKSGESSTESSAEDGTEETMTTTVTTTGSVTNIVTTISSEDSRPDSGPSSPRGSSPLPSTPNEKAERQDGGETPKFRSPLLQQLVDSKSSSSSSDRPKFKSPLLQNLLGKNKLAARNSDEKTEEKKTDSSLVVNGKQGSDTVINTKCDTDTSSVKEQLRYDDASDEDKDVDTSEKSDGRKPSVDHIEDFPLDVAVKDSTVSAIVSDLQENKAGVPSATDSGILMDLGTSSSSLAPGPVNGLSHNGDAKDLVDSSISMKSVESVTAPMNDGMTESGLVTSQNDFEEIIDLSVTNSNKNIQLNCGQESRGDNSEDLLNFNNLDGASEDNTNRTPLIAFEENSAARQDVKDLLS comes from the exons aattgcTAAATGCCGCCTTGGATTCCTCTTCAACAAGTGACGACCTGTCACAAGAACAGAAAGAAAATGTGTCAGCAGTTGACGATGGATCTTTCCTGAGCTATGAACCAGATGCTCAGAGTCCAACACAAATCAGCACAGACATGGGTGACATGAAAACAGTCGACTCACCCCCAAGTGAAACGCATGACTTGGGGCCAGGTGGTGACATGAGACCCATAAGCTCACCCTTAAGTGAAACACAAGGCATGGGACCTGTCAATGACATGAGTGACAAGAAAACAGTAGGCTCACCTTCGAGTGAAACACAAGTCATGGGGCCCGCTGGAGACTTCAAACGTAGTCCCCGGCCCGGGACAGACACCCAGTCAGTGGACACACGGCTATCTGGGGTGTCGGGAAGTAGTAAGGCTGACTCCAACAACTCCAGTAGACCAACGTCTGCTGCCAGCTCAAGAAGCCCACTACATAAGGAAAAAG ATGCAGCCAAGAGATcgaaagaaagagaaagagaagaACGAGTACGTCAGGCCCGAGAAAGGATGGCAGAAGAGAGAAGGAAGAAATTTGAAGAGCTTAAGGAACAACAACGTCTTGCCCAAGAAAACAGGGAGAGACAGCTTGAGATGAGAAGGCGCAAAATTGCTGAGCTTCGTCAGCGTGAAGAAGAACGCAGAGCTGGTGTTGAGGAGAGGAGAAAGAGAAAAGAAGCAACTGAAAGA CAACGTCGGGAGGAAATCATCTGCAGGGCGCAGGAGCGAGTGGCCCGGTATGAGCAGTGGAAACTCGGGGGACGGAAAGGTGGGAGTGGTCACGTTTTCGGCTTTGGTAGCCGCACACCTCGTGAGATTTGCCAGCCTTCTGAGCGACCAAAGCGGTCATCTTCTCATAGTGCGCTTATACGCCGCTCTCCTAATGGTTCCGACTCGGACTATGCTCGACCGCAGCGTCGTGCTCTGTCTGCGTGTAGCACTGTTCGACGGCACTGTTGTATTGACATTAACCATATTACTG CTCTTTACAAGAAAAGATCCCGCAAAG GACCTTGCCCTGGTGAGAATCCCCCTTCCAAGCATTTGTCGGTCTCCATGAGTGTGCTTTATCACAAACGAAACCCAGACTTTGCTTCCTCGGGTATGCTTAACAACAGACCAGATTCTTTGTTGG CAGACAAACCTAATAGAACTCCTCGGAAGTCTTTAGGCAGTCAAATCATGGAGAGAAAGAAGGAGGAAGAGAAGAAGGAGAATGGGACAGACATAGAGAAGAAACAAACCCTGAAGTTGAATCGACGGTCAATTGACAGGCTGTCTCAGCCAAAACAGATCCGAGAGAAACCAGAAGCCGAGGCCAAGGCTGAAGGAACACCTGCTCCTAAG AAGTCGCCTAGAACACGATTGTCGCCTAGAAAATCTTTGTCCACCACAAATCTTGCCACTGGTGCAAGAAAG CTGCCTTCGAAACCAATACTGAAGGATAAGTCTAAGGAGGCACCTGTTGGAGCCCCACAGGTTGTGATAGAGGATGACAAGGCTGCAATGTCTCGATCAGCCCACGAGACCATGTCCCGGTCAGTGATGGACATCTCGTCCAAGCCCACGCCAGACATCATGTCTAAGTCAGTTGACATGTCCAGTATGTCCAAGTCCACCCAGGACATCTCTGTAGAGGAGTACAAGGCCAAGCTTGCTGAGAAACGACGTCAGGCAAGAGAGAAAGCTGAAAGAGAAGCTGAGATTGAGAGACAGAGGCTTGAAGAAGAAAG GCTTGCAGAGGAAGCACGTCTGAAGGCAGAGGAAGAAGAGCAGCGCCGCCAGGAGGAAGAGTCTTTGCGTCTAGCTGAGGATGCCCGCAGGGCCGAGGAAGAGAGGCTCAGGAAGGCCATCGAAGCTGAAGAAACTCGCAAGAGGGAGGAAGCTGAGAGACTGGAACAGGAGAGAATGGCT AAAGAAGAGGCCGAGCAGCGAGCCAAGGAAGAGTCTGAGAGACAGGAGAAGGAGAGACAAGAGAGGATGAAGAAAGAGGAGGAAGAACGCCAGGAGAGGAAGAAG CGTCTGGAGATGATCATGAAGAGAGTGAAGACTGATGGAAGTGAATCACCCAAG ACTCAATCTCCTGCCAAGTCTGCTACCAGCTCTCCCAGCAAGAGCGGTGAGTCCTCAACTGAGAGTTCAGCCGAAGATGGCACTGAGGAAACCATGACAACAACTGTCACGACAACTGGTAGTGTGACCAACATCGTCACCACCATTTCATCTGAAGACAGCCGACCTGACTCTGGTCCAAGTTCCCCCCGAGGGTCATCTCCCCTACCTTCCACTCCCAATGAAAAAGCCGAGCGGCAAGATGGAGGGGAGACACCTAAGTTCCGCTCTCCCTTGCTCCAGCAGCTGGTGGATAGCAAATCATCCAGTAGTTCCTCTGACAGACCTAAGTTCAAGTCGCCATTACTTCAGAACCTCCTTGGCAAGAACAAGCTAGCTGCTAGAAACAGTGATGAGAAAACTGAAGAGAAGAAGACTGACAGTTCTCTGGTGGTAAATGGGAAGCAAGGGTCTGATACTGTGATCAATACTAAGTGTGATACTGACACTAGCTCAGTGAAGGAGCAGTTGAGATATGATGATGCTAGTGATGAGGACAAAGATGTCGACACGTCCGAGAAAAGCGATGGACGCAAACCATCGGTGGATCACATTGAGGACTTTCCTCTGGATGTAGCTGTGAAAGACTCGACTGTGAGTGCTATTGTCAGTGACTTGCAGGAGAATAAAGCTGGGGTTCCATCAGCCACTGACTCTGGGATCCTCATGGACTTAGGTACCAGCAGTTCCAGCCTAGCACCTGGACCAGTCAACGGTCTCTCTCATAATGGTGATGCCAAGGATCTGGTGGATTCAAG CATTAGTATGAAATCAGTGGAGAGTGTGACAGCCCCCATGAATGATGGCATGACAGAGAGTGGACTCGTCACCTCACAGAACGACTTTGAGGAAATCATCGACCTGTCTGTAACCAACAGCAACAAGAACATCCAGCTGAACTGCGGGCAGGAGtccaggggagacaactctgaagATCTTCTCAACTTCAACAACCTTGATGGTGCCAGTGAGGACAACACCAACAGAACACCTTTAATTGCTTTTGAAGAAAACTCAGCAGCAAGACAAGATGTCAAAG ATCTCCTCTCATGA
- the LOC137287240 gene encoding ensconsin-like isoform X17, with protein sequence MTMETEQIVDPDKSWRRSTKSLFKSIKHAFGVSSKKKQLLNAALDSSSTSDDLSQEQKENVSAVDDGSFLSYEPDAQSPTQISTDMGDMKTVDSPPSETHDLGPGGDMRPISSPLSETQGMGPVNDMSDKKTVGSPSSETQVMGPAGDFKRSPRPGTDTQSVDTRLSGVSGSSKADSNNSSRPTSAASSRSPLHKEKDAAKRSKEREREERVRQARERMAEERRKKFEELKEQQRLAQENRERQLEMRRRKIAELRQREEERRAGVEERRKRKEATERQRREEIICRAQERVARYEQWKLGGRKGGSGHVFGFGSRTPREICQPSERPKRSSSHSALIRRSPNGSDSDYARPQRRALSACSTVRRHCCIDINHITALYKKRSRKGPCPGENPPSKHLSVSMSVLYHKRNPDFASSGMLNNRPDSLLDKPNRTPRKSLGSQIMERKKEEEKKENGTDIEKKQTLKLNRRSIDRLSQPKQIREKPEAEAKAEGTPAPKKSPRTRLSPRKSLSTTNLATGARKLPSKPILKDKSKEAPVGAPQVVIEDDKAAMSRSAHETMSRSVMDISSKPTPDIMSKSVDMSSMSKSTQDISVEEYKAKLAEKRRQAREKAEREAEIERQRLEEERLAEEARLKAEEEEQRRQEEESLRLAEDARRAEEERLRKAIEAEETRKREEAERLEQERMAKEEAEQRAKEESERQEKERQERMKKEEEERQERKKRLEMIMKRVKTDGSESPKTQSPAKSATSSPSKSGESSTESSAEDGTEETMTTTVTTTGSVTNIVTTISSEDSRPDSGPSSPRGSSPLPSTPNEKAERQDGGETPKFRSPLLQQLVDSKSSSSSSDRPKFKSPLLQNLLGKNKLAARNSDEKTEEKKTDSSLVVNGKQGSDTVINTKCDTDTSSVKEQLRYDDASDEDKDVDTSEKSDGRKPSVDHIEDFPLDVAVKDSTVSAIVSDLQENKAGVPSATDSGILMDLGTSSSSLAPGPVNGLSHNGDAKDLVDSSISMKSVESVTAPMNDGMTESGLVTSQNDFEEIIDLSVTNSNKNIQLNCGQESRGDNSEDLLNFNNLDGASEDNTNRTPLIAFEENSAARQDVKDLLS encoded by the exons aattgcTAAATGCCGCCTTGGATTCCTCTTCAACAAGTGACGACCTGTCACAAGAACAGAAAGAAAATGTGTCAGCAGTTGACGATGGATCTTTCCTGAGCTATGAACCAGATGCTCAGAGTCCAACACAAATCAGCACAGACATGGGTGACATGAAAACAGTCGACTCACCCCCAAGTGAAACGCATGACTTGGGGCCAGGTGGTGACATGAGACCCATAAGCTCACCCTTAAGTGAAACACAAGGCATGGGACCTGTCAATGACATGAGTGACAAGAAAACAGTAGGCTCACCTTCGAGTGAAACACAAGTCATGGGGCCCGCTGGAGACTTCAAACGTAGTCCCCGGCCCGGGACAGACACCCAGTCAGTGGACACACGGCTATCTGGGGTGTCGGGAAGTAGTAAGGCTGACTCCAACAACTCCAGTAGACCAACGTCTGCTGCCAGCTCAAGAAGCCCACTACATAAGGAAAAAG ATGCAGCCAAGAGATcgaaagaaagagaaagagaagaACGAGTACGTCAGGCCCGAGAAAGGATGGCAGAAGAGAGAAGGAAGAAATTTGAAGAGCTTAAGGAACAACAACGTCTTGCCCAAGAAAACAGGGAGAGACAGCTTGAGATGAGAAGGCGCAAAATTGCTGAGCTTCGTCAGCGTGAAGAAGAACGCAGAGCTGGTGTTGAGGAGAGGAGAAAGAGAAAAGAAGCAACTGAAAGA CAACGTCGGGAGGAAATCATCTGCAGGGCGCAGGAGCGAGTGGCCCGGTATGAGCAGTGGAAACTCGGGGGACGGAAAGGTGGGAGTGGTCACGTTTTCGGCTTTGGTAGCCGCACACCTCGTGAGATTTGCCAGCCTTCTGAGCGACCAAAGCGGTCATCTTCTCATAGTGCGCTTATACGCCGCTCTCCTAATGGTTCCGACTCGGACTATGCTCGACCGCAGCGTCGTGCTCTGTCTGCGTGTAGCACTGTTCGACGGCACTGTTGTATTGACATTAACCATATTACTG CTCTTTACAAGAAAAGATCCCGCAAAG GACCTTGCCCTGGTGAGAATCCCCCTTCCAAGCATTTGTCGGTCTCCATGAGTGTGCTTTATCACAAACGAAACCCAGACTTTGCTTCCTCGGGTATGCTTAACAACAGACCAGATTCTTTGTTGG ACAAACCTAATAGAACTCCTCGGAAGTCTTTAGGCAGTCAAATCATGGAGAGAAAGAAGGAGGAAGAGAAGAAGGAGAATGGGACAGACATAGAGAAGAAACAAACCCTGAAGTTGAATCGACGGTCAATTGACAGGCTGTCTCAGCCAAAACAGATCCGAGAGAAACCAGAAGCCGAGGCCAAGGCTGAAGGAACACCTGCTCCTAAG AAGTCGCCTAGAACACGATTGTCGCCTAGAAAATCTTTGTCCACCACAAATCTTGCCACTGGTGCAAGAAAG CTGCCTTCGAAACCAATACTGAAGGATAAGTCTAAGGAGGCACCTGTTGGAGCCCCACAGGTTGTGATAGAGGATGACAAGGCTGCAATGTCTCGATCAGCCCACGAGACCATGTCCCGGTCAGTGATGGACATCTCGTCCAAGCCCACGCCAGACATCATGTCTAAGTCAGTTGACATGTCCAGTATGTCCAAGTCCACCCAGGACATCTCTGTAGAGGAGTACAAGGCCAAGCTTGCTGAGAAACGACGTCAGGCAAGAGAGAAAGCTGAAAGAGAAGCTGAGATTGAGAGACAGAGGCTTGAAGAAGAAAG GCTTGCAGAGGAAGCACGTCTGAAGGCAGAGGAAGAAGAGCAGCGCCGCCAGGAGGAAGAGTCTTTGCGTCTAGCTGAGGATGCCCGCAGGGCCGAGGAAGAGAGGCTCAGGAAGGCCATCGAAGCTGAAGAAACTCGCAAGAGGGAGGAAGCTGAGAGACTGGAACAGGAGAGAATGGCT AAAGAAGAGGCCGAGCAGCGAGCCAAGGAAGAGTCTGAGAGACAGGAGAAGGAGAGACAAGAGAGGATGAAGAAAGAGGAGGAAGAACGCCAGGAGAGGAAGAAG CGTCTGGAGATGATCATGAAGAGAGTGAAGACTGATGGAAGTGAATCACCCAAG ACTCAATCTCCTGCCAAGTCTGCTACCAGCTCTCCCAGCAAGAGCGGTGAGTCCTCAACTGAGAGTTCAGCCGAAGATGGCACTGAGGAAACCATGACAACAACTGTCACGACAACTGGTAGTGTGACCAACATCGTCACCACCATTTCATCTGAAGACAGCCGACCTGACTCTGGTCCAAGTTCCCCCCGAGGGTCATCTCCCCTACCTTCCACTCCCAATGAAAAAGCCGAGCGGCAAGATGGAGGGGAGACACCTAAGTTCCGCTCTCCCTTGCTCCAGCAGCTGGTGGATAGCAAATCATCCAGTAGTTCCTCTGACAGACCTAAGTTCAAGTCGCCATTACTTCAGAACCTCCTTGGCAAGAACAAGCTAGCTGCTAGAAACAGTGATGAGAAAACTGAAGAGAAGAAGACTGACAGTTCTCTGGTGGTAAATGGGAAGCAAGGGTCTGATACTGTGATCAATACTAAGTGTGATACTGACACTAGCTCAGTGAAGGAGCAGTTGAGATATGATGATGCTAGTGATGAGGACAAAGATGTCGACACGTCCGAGAAAAGCGATGGACGCAAACCATCGGTGGATCACATTGAGGACTTTCCTCTGGATGTAGCTGTGAAAGACTCGACTGTGAGTGCTATTGTCAGTGACTTGCAGGAGAATAAAGCTGGGGTTCCATCAGCCACTGACTCTGGGATCCTCATGGACTTAGGTACCAGCAGTTCCAGCCTAGCACCTGGACCAGTCAACGGTCTCTCTCATAATGGTGATGCCAAGGATCTGGTGGATTCAAG CATTAGTATGAAATCAGTGGAGAGTGTGACAGCCCCCATGAATGATGGCATGACAGAGAGTGGACTCGTCACCTCACAGAACGACTTTGAGGAAATCATCGACCTGTCTGTAACCAACAGCAACAAGAACATCCAGCTGAACTGCGGGCAGGAGtccaggggagacaactctgaagATCTTCTCAACTTCAACAACCTTGATGGTGCCAGTGAGGACAACACCAACAGAACACCTTTAATTGCTTTTGAAGAAAACTCAGCAGCAAGACAAGATGTCAAAG ATCTCCTCTCATGA